A genomic segment from Lignipirellula cremea encodes:
- a CDS encoding c-type cytochrome domain-containing protein, translated as MITERVGIRFASLAIALGLFAAPVMAAPIEIAQIKHDGDVDFEKEILPVLRKKCLACHNATEAESDLVLETPQSILKGGGEGPSVVAGKSMESLLLKVSSHASEPVMPPEDNDVGAKPMTPEELALLKLWIDQGAKGSVSGESAAVQWQSLPPGVNPTYAVAVSPDGQYIAAGRANQIFIYHLPSKREIVRLTDPELLKSGVYDRPGVAHLDLVQSLAFSPDSTTLASSGYRTVKLWQRPDSVRVADVAGIADALSVAVDAKGAWAAYGQKNGEIKLVDLATNKVAKTLKHSGAITGVAFSIDGAKLVSGSQDKTFQVWNVADGKQLGIALEAPAEVNAVAFVGPAETAQIATGLADNKILIWDLPPDAKPEEAIAPVREIPGHTGPIHALAAFPNDPNQLASGSQDGTARIWTVSTGAQAKSLNHAGPVLGVAVRGDGQRLVSVSDNNSIKLWDVAKGTQMAEVKGDYRDDLRVEGLTRAAALAKRMVDVAKKDLDEGEKRKKAEEDNAKKAEEAVVKAAEEKKKKEEAAVKPVADKTEADKVLAEKTTALAKAEEAQKKATEAHAKAEEELKAATTDRDGKEGDAKAAADKIVEAKTKTRDELAAAKKTADDEFNKINTEFKAAEAKVKQTEAPAKKAEDELTAATRAHDAAVRSVERSKESIKTATDAIPGFQKIVEQAEKDQTAANEVLEQAKKMIPEHQLPVRAVAFSPDGAIFATVGDDQVVHTWDSESGAAVEVREGQGAVQTLIAFAGNGDMLSYGANNTLVRWAAQPEWGLVRTIGGMDSDAFVDRVTALDFSNDGKLLATGGGEPSRSGELKIWNVADGKLVREIVDAHSDTVFSVQFSPDDQSLASSAADRFMKIHQVADGKFVRSFEGHTHHVLGVAWSADGLMLATGGADMVIKVWDFRTGDQSRTIQGFTKEITSVEFVADTTTLVASCGDKNVHMKRADNGGNVRALTGGADYMYSACSTADGKLIVAGGYDSNVRVWQDTGTSFMIFAPPAPPADEQTASTAADGK; from the coding sequence ATGATTACCGAACGTGTTGGAATACGATTCGCTTCGCTAGCGATCGCGCTCGGCTTGTTCGCCGCGCCGGTCATGGCGGCTCCGATTGAGATCGCCCAGATCAAGCACGATGGCGACGTCGATTTTGAAAAAGAAATTCTCCCCGTTCTGCGGAAAAAGTGCCTGGCCTGTCATAACGCCACCGAAGCCGAGAGCGACCTGGTGCTGGAAACGCCCCAGTCGATTCTCAAAGGCGGCGGCGAAGGCCCCTCGGTGGTAGCCGGCAAAAGCATGGAAAGCCTGCTGCTCAAGGTTTCCTCCCACGCCAGCGAACCGGTCATGCCGCCGGAAGATAACGACGTCGGCGCCAAACCGATGACGCCCGAGGAACTGGCCCTGCTGAAGCTGTGGATTGACCAGGGCGCCAAAGGATCGGTCTCTGGCGAATCCGCCGCGGTGCAATGGCAGTCGCTGCCGCCCGGCGTTAATCCCACTTATGCCGTAGCCGTCTCGCCCGATGGACAGTACATCGCCGCCGGCCGCGCCAATCAGATCTTCATTTATCACCTGCCCAGCAAACGGGAAATCGTCCGTCTGACGGATCCGGAACTGCTCAAGTCGGGCGTTTACGATCGTCCCGGCGTCGCCCATCTGGACCTGGTCCAGTCGCTGGCGTTCAGCCCCGACAGCACCACGCTGGCTTCCAGCGGTTATCGCACTGTCAAACTCTGGCAGCGCCCCGACAGCGTCCGTGTGGCCGATGTCGCCGGCATTGCCGACGCCCTGTCCGTAGCCGTTGACGCCAAAGGCGCCTGGGCCGCTTACGGACAGAAAAACGGCGAGATCAAACTGGTTGACCTGGCGACGAACAAAGTCGCCAAGACCCTCAAGCACTCCGGCGCCATCACCGGCGTGGCGTTCTCGATCGACGGCGCCAAACTGGTGTCGGGTTCGCAGGATAAAACGTTCCAGGTGTGGAATGTGGCGGACGGCAAGCAGCTGGGCATCGCCCTGGAAGCCCCGGCCGAAGTGAACGCCGTGGCGTTCGTTGGTCCCGCGGAAACGGCGCAGATCGCCACCGGCCTCGCCGATAACAAGATTCTCATCTGGGACCTGCCGCCCGACGCCAAACCGGAAGAGGCGATCGCCCCGGTGCGTGAAATCCCCGGCCATACCGGTCCGATCCACGCCCTGGCCGCCTTCCCCAACGATCCGAACCAGCTGGCCTCGGGCAGCCAGGACGGCACCGCCCGCATCTGGACGGTTTCCACCGGCGCCCAGGCCAAATCGCTCAACCATGCCGGCCCTGTGCTGGGCGTGGCGGTTCGCGGCGACGGCCAGCGCTTGGTCAGCGTCAGCGACAATAACAGCATCAAACTGTGGGACGTCGCCAAAGGCACCCAGATGGCCGAAGTCAAAGGAGACTACCGCGACGACCTGCGCGTCGAAGGCCTGACCCGCGCCGCCGCCCTGGCCAAACGGATGGTCGACGTCGCCAAGAAAGATCTCGACGAAGGCGAAAAACGGAAAAAAGCCGAAGAAGATAACGCCAAAAAGGCGGAAGAAGCGGTCGTGAAAGCGGCCGAAGAAAAGAAGAAAAAAGAAGAAGCAGCGGTCAAGCCGGTCGCCGACAAAACGGAAGCCGACAAAGTCCTGGCCGAGAAAACCACCGCCCTGGCCAAAGCCGAGGAAGCCCAGAAAAAGGCGACCGAAGCACACGCCAAAGCGGAAGAAGAATTGAAAGCCGCCACGACCGATCGCGACGGCAAAGAAGGCGACGCCAAAGCGGCCGCCGACAAAATCGTGGAAGCCAAAACCAAAACCCGCGATGAACTGGCCGCCGCCAAAAAGACGGCCGACGACGAGTTCAACAAGATCAACACGGAATTCAAAGCGGCCGAAGCCAAAGTCAAACAGACAGAAGCTCCTGCCAAGAAAGCTGAAGATGAACTGACCGCCGCCACCCGCGCCCACGATGCGGCCGTCCGCAGCGTGGAGCGTTCGAAAGAGTCGATCAAAACGGCGACCGACGCAATCCCTGGTTTCCAGAAAATCGTCGAACAGGCCGAAAAAGATCAGACCGCCGCGAACGAAGTGCTGGAACAGGCGAAGAAGATGATCCCCGAGCACCAGTTGCCGGTGCGGGCTGTCGCCTTCAGCCCCGACGGCGCCATCTTCGCCACCGTGGGCGATGACCAGGTGGTCCACACCTGGGATTCCGAATCGGGCGCCGCGGTCGAAGTCCGCGAAGGCCAGGGCGCCGTGCAGACGCTGATCGCCTTCGCTGGCAACGGCGACATGCTCAGCTATGGCGCCAACAACACGCTCGTTCGCTGGGCGGCCCAGCCGGAGTGGGGCCTGGTGCGTACGATCGGCGGCATGGATTCCGACGCGTTCGTCGACCGTGTGACGGCCCTGGATTTCAGCAACGACGGCAAACTGCTGGCGACCGGAGGCGGCGAACCTTCCCGCTCCGGCGAGCTGAAAATCTGGAACGTGGCCGACGGCAAACTGGTTCGTGAGATCGTCGACGCCCATAGCGATACGGTCTTCTCGGTCCAGTTCTCGCCCGACGACCAGAGCCTGGCCAGCAGTGCGGCCGACCGCTTTATGAAAATTCATCAGGTGGCCGACGGCAAGTTCGTTCGCTCCTTTGAAGGCCACACGCACCACGTGCTGGGGGTTGCCTGGAGTGCGGACGGCCTGATGCTGGCGACCGGTGGGGCCGACATGGTGATCAAGGTGTGGGACTTCCGCACCGGCGACCAGTCGCGCACCATCCAGGGTTTCACCAAAGAGATTACCTCGGTGGAATTTGTGGCCGACACGACCACGCTGGTTGCTTCCTGCGGCGACAAGAACGTCCACATGAAGCGGGCTGACAACGGCGGCAACGTTCGGGCCTTGACCGGCGGCGCCGACTACATGTACTCCGCCTGTTCCACCGCCGACGGCAAGCTGATTGTCGCTGGCGGTTACGACAGCAACGTCCGCGTCTGGCAGGATACGGGTACCTCGTTCATGATCTTCGCCCCGCCGGCGCCTCCCGCCGACGAGCAAACGGCCAGCACCGCCGCTGACGGTAAATAG
- a CDS encoding DUF1549 domain-containing protein, translating to MRKLLPVAALLGAMLLPAALMNAAEQEPPGLGDPGKLMSISVESGRTQDDAFLLSGRDAAQQLVVTGHYDSGQVRDMSSTVSYTVTPPVVASVDETGYVSPLTEGAATISIKSPEGPETSINLNVTNIVKDVPVNFPNQITPVFTKYSCNGGGCHGKSGGQNGFALSLLGFEPTEDYEHLVKEGFGRRLFPAAPDRSLLLQKVCGAVPHGGGLRIELGSPAYRLMRRWIEQGMPYGQDDDPVVTHISVYPEERLMGREKGQQILVVAHYSDGSSDDVTRTTQFDSNDTEMAEVSATGMVTTSRFTGSVAVMARYQGHVGVFRATIPLGIEVTSTPPEKNFIDSEVFGKLKALGLPPSEICDDPTFLRRVSIDIAGRIPTLEESEAFLSDSDPNKREKLVDSLLASPDYAEYFANKWNAILRNKRRATGDRTATFAFHDWVRESFHNNKPYDQFVREIITSTGEPGKNPPVAWYREVKDQAAQVEDTAQLFLGLRIQCARCHHHPFEKWSQQDYYGFAAFYAQVGSKKGALRGSTRIYHKKGVATAKNPKTNDNVPPTGLGSEPLEIAAFDDPRIQLVDWMADTKNPFFSQALVNRYWKHFFGRGLVDPEDDMRVTNPASNPKLLEALAQDFIGSGFDMKHLVRTICTSQTYQLSALPNEWNENDKQNFSRYYPKRLNAEVLLDAIDQATGSRTGFAGAPSDLRAVQLPDNGFTSYFLTVFGRPEASSACECERSGEANLAQSLHLLNSNEIQGKLTGGAGLAAVLAKDAREEDAKIRELYLLAFSREPAAEELAIAMAHIEKNKENKKVAYEDIVWALINTKEFLFNH from the coding sequence ATGCGAAAGCTCCTGCCTGTTGCGGCCCTTTTGGGGGCCATGCTGCTTCCCGCCGCTTTAATGAACGCTGCCGAACAGGAACCTCCTGGTCTGGGGGATCCTGGTAAACTCATGTCGATCAGCGTGGAGTCGGGTCGCACTCAAGACGACGCGTTTCTGCTTTCCGGTCGCGATGCGGCCCAGCAGTTGGTCGTGACGGGCCATTACGACAGCGGCCAGGTCCGCGATATGTCGAGTACGGTCAGTTACACGGTGACGCCGCCGGTGGTCGCCTCGGTTGACGAAACGGGCTATGTCAGCCCGCTCACCGAAGGCGCCGCGACGATCAGCATCAAGTCGCCCGAGGGACCGGAAACCTCGATCAATCTTAATGTCACCAACATCGTCAAAGATGTTCCCGTGAACTTCCCTAACCAGATTACGCCTGTCTTTACCAAGTACAGTTGTAACGGCGGCGGTTGCCACGGCAAGTCGGGCGGTCAGAACGGTTTCGCCCTGTCGTTGCTGGGTTTTGAGCCGACCGAAGACTACGAACACCTGGTCAAAGAAGGCTTCGGCCGACGGTTGTTCCCAGCCGCTCCGGATCGCAGCCTGCTGCTGCAGAAGGTCTGCGGCGCCGTGCCCCACGGCGGCGGTTTGCGGATTGAGCTGGGCTCGCCCGCCTATCGCCTGATGCGTCGCTGGATTGAACAGGGCATGCCTTACGGCCAGGATGATGATCCGGTCGTGACGCATATCAGCGTTTATCCCGAAGAACGGCTCATGGGTCGCGAAAAAGGCCAGCAGATCCTGGTTGTCGCCCACTACAGCGATGGTTCTTCCGACGACGTCACCCGGACCACGCAGTTTGATTCCAACGATACCGAAATGGCGGAAGTCAGCGCCACCGGCATGGTGACCACCTCGCGGTTCACCGGCAGTGTGGCCGTGATGGCTCGTTACCAGGGCCATGTCGGCGTGTTCCGGGCGACCATCCCGTTGGGAATCGAAGTCACCTCGACCCCGCCGGAGAAGAACTTCATCGACTCCGAGGTGTTCGGCAAACTCAAGGCGCTTGGCCTGCCGCCGTCGGAAATTTGCGACGATCCGACCTTCTTGCGACGCGTTTCGATCGACATTGCCGGCCGCATTCCTACGCTGGAAGAGTCTGAAGCGTTCCTGTCGGACAGCGATCCTAATAAGCGAGAGAAGCTGGTCGACTCGCTGCTGGCCAGCCCTGACTATGCGGAGTACTTCGCCAACAAATGGAATGCCATTTTGCGAAACAAACGCCGCGCCACCGGCGATCGAACGGCGACGTTCGCTTTCCACGACTGGGTTCGCGAGAGTTTCCATAACAACAAACCTTACGATCAGTTCGTGCGGGAAATCATCACCTCGACAGGCGAGCCGGGCAAGAACCCGCCCGTTGCCTGGTATCGCGAAGTGAAGGACCAGGCCGCCCAGGTCGAAGATACGGCCCAGTTGTTCCTGGGCTTGCGAATCCAGTGCGCCCGTTGCCACCACCATCCGTTTGAAAAGTGGAGTCAGCAGGACTACTACGGCTTTGCCGCCTTCTATGCCCAGGTGGGTTCCAAGAAGGGAGCCCTGCGGGGTTCGACGCGCATCTATCACAAGAAGGGCGTCGCCACGGCCAAGAATCCCAAGACCAACGACAACGTTCCGCCGACCGGACTAGGCAGCGAACCGCTGGAAATCGCCGCGTTTGACGATCCGCGGATTCAGCTGGTCGACTGGATGGCCGACACGAAGAACCCGTTCTTCTCGCAGGCTTTGGTCAACCGTTACTGGAAGCATTTCTTCGGTCGCGGGCTGGTCGATCCGGAAGACGACATGCGCGTCACCAACCCGGCCTCGAACCCGAAACTGCTGGAAGCCCTGGCCCAGGACTTTATCGGCAGCGGCTTTGACATGAAGCATCTGGTGCGGACGATTTGCACCTCGCAGACCTACCAGTTGTCGGCCTTGCCGAACGAATGGAATGAAAACGACAAGCAGAACTTCTCCCGTTACTATCCCAAGCGTTTGAACGCGGAAGTGCTGCTGGATGCGATCGACCAGGCGACGGGTTCACGCACCGGTTTTGCCGGCGCCCCGTCGGACCTGCGTGCGGTGCAGTTGCCCGACAACGGCTTTACTTCGTACTTCCTGACCGTGTTTGGTCGCCCGGAAGCGAGCAGCGCTTGCGAGTGCGAACGTTCCGGTGAAGCGAACCTTGCTCAGAGCTTGCACCTGCTGAACTCGAATGAAATCCAGGGCAAACTGACCGGCGGCGCCGGTCTGGCTGCTGTGCTGGCGAAAGACGCTCGCGAAGAGGATGCGAAAATTCGAGAACTGTACCTGTTGGCCTTCTCGCGTGAGCCGGCAGCTGAAGAGCTGGCCATTGCGATGGCCCACATTGAGAAGAACAAAGAGAACAAAAAAGTGGCCTACGAGGATATTGTCTGGGCGTTAATCAACACCAAAGAATTCCTCTTCAACCACTAG
- a CDS encoding prolyl oligopeptidase family serine peptidase produces MSVKITCRQCQQSFAAAEHLYGKSLPCPSCGATLTIPRPGQTSSAVIPQGPRPSGPTGQGYRPAPQGYVQPPQGYGHPPQGYGQPPQGYAQPPQGYGQPAAGYGRPSVAKKPLNRGAIVGGIVAVVIVGVLLVGLGGAYMLSRALAWPDSSQFESLAAGRAGFQTRLTSKEKDGSPLPNPPPGMFRLERYPSPAGNMACLVSTLDGTGQGRRPAMIWVGGGFSNSIDDSPWTPMAADNDQSASAFRDAGLVMMYPSFRGGNQNPGYKEGLYGEVDDLLAAADYLARKSDVDPQRIYLGGHSTGGTLVMLAAASTNRFRAVFAFGPVASVSDYGPEELPYSIFDPQEASLRSPRHWLHAMKSPVFVFEGNGAFTNASDVRSMQRAAKTPNLHFHLLDGYDHFSVLQPVSQILASKIQQDTGPTCTIQYENR; encoded by the coding sequence ATGTCAGTGAAGATCACTTGTCGGCAGTGCCAGCAATCGTTCGCGGCCGCTGAACATCTCTACGGGAAATCGCTGCCCTGCCCTAGTTGCGGCGCCACGCTGACGATTCCTCGACCAGGCCAGACGTCGTCCGCTGTCATTCCGCAAGGTCCCCGGCCCAGCGGACCGACCGGCCAGGGATACCGCCCTGCTCCCCAAGGCTACGTACAGCCGCCGCAAGGTTACGGTCATCCGCCGCAAGGTTACGGTCAGCCGCCGCAAGGTTATGCTCAGCCGCCGCAAGGCTATGGTCAACCTGCTGCCGGCTATGGCAGGCCGTCTGTTGCGAAGAAACCGCTTAACCGCGGAGCCATCGTGGGCGGGATCGTCGCGGTGGTCATCGTTGGCGTTTTGCTGGTCGGTCTGGGAGGAGCGTACATGCTGAGCCGGGCGCTGGCCTGGCCCGACAGCTCCCAGTTCGAAAGCCTTGCCGCCGGGCGGGCTGGCTTCCAGACGCGGCTGACCAGCAAAGAAAAGGATGGATCTCCCCTGCCAAATCCGCCGCCCGGCATGTTCCGCCTGGAAAGATATCCGTCACCCGCGGGCAACATGGCCTGCCTGGTCAGCACGCTCGACGGAACGGGCCAGGGGAGGCGTCCCGCCATGATCTGGGTCGGCGGCGGTTTCTCCAACTCGATCGACGACTCCCCCTGGACGCCGATGGCTGCCGACAACGATCAATCGGCCAGCGCCTTCCGCGACGCGGGACTGGTGATGATGTACCCGTCCTTTCGCGGCGGAAACCAGAATCCAGGTTACAAGGAAGGGCTTTACGGCGAGGTCGACGACCTGCTGGCCGCGGCCGATTACCTGGCAAGAAAAAGCGACGTCGATCCCCAGCGGATTTACCTCGGCGGGCACAGCACCGGCGGGACGCTGGTGATGCTGGCGGCCGCTTCGACGAATCGCTTCCGCGCGGTGTTTGCCTTTGGTCCCGTCGCCAGCGTCAGCGACTATGGACCGGAGGAGTTGCCTTATAGCATCTTCGATCCGCAGGAGGCTTCGCTCCGCAGCCCGCGGCACTGGCTGCATGCGATGAAGTCTCCGGTGTTTGTCTTTGAAGGGAACGGCGCGTTCACCAACGCCTCGGACGTGCGCTCGATGCAACGCGCGGCGAAAACCCCGAACCTGCATTTTCACCTGCTGGATGGCTACGATCATTTCAGCGTGCTGCAGCCGGTTAGCCAGATCCTGGCAAGCAAGATTCAGCAGGATACGGGGCCCACCTGTACTATCCAGTACGAAAACCGGTAG
- a CDS encoding glycoside hydrolase family protein, translated as MRACELGVGLAAAILAILPATCLQAETPQRVLRESRTLAADQAHQGVAVDGDHLYAITNRSVGKYDKQTGKQIAVWSAPADSPLKHLNSGVVDGGKLYCAHSNWPVSPLQNSIEIWDAEKLEHVDRHRFTESAGAVTWVDRRDNHWWVAFAFYGDARNVAQTRVVKYNDQWQEQGSWRLPEAVIARMAPASNSGGSWGPDGLLHLTGHDRAETYALRLPVDGKTLELVDTLAAPIAGQGIAWDHSDVGVLYGIRRSRKQIVAGRLSNSQEFEPLQQPVVWRRDPRNPILPPGEKGSFDASRCMNPWIVRADDTYRLYYGGGDNTGRHRICLATASIDNVGQWDRRGPLFETGAEGAFDYRWCVLPHAVQFGPEQWRLYYSGNAGRGVGLSSFPGLGAAVSTDGLHWKRGDSKPLIAPSGRPGDPDAIGIAGGSVLQVTLPDGEKEWRYYYTGCPTTGSPLPLNQQKTICLAVSDDGLAWKKQGVLLVRDPERDYENIAVAGPVVQQTDDGGFRMWYSAIGTRWGAYSICYAESTDGIHWRRGPESGDNLQLAPQGAGWEQKMVEYPSVIVEGDHLRLFYCGNGYGSTGIGTAVSEPLTSKSSTSK; from the coding sequence ATGCGTGCGTGCGAACTGGGCGTTGGTCTGGCGGCGGCGATTCTGGCAATCCTGCCGGCGACCTGTCTGCAGGCGGAAACGCCGCAGCGGGTATTACGCGAATCACGCACCCTGGCGGCCGATCAGGCGCACCAGGGCGTCGCGGTCGATGGGGACCATCTGTACGCTATCACCAATCGCTCTGTGGGCAAGTACGACAAGCAGACTGGCAAGCAGATCGCCGTATGGTCGGCGCCGGCCGATTCGCCGTTGAAGCATTTGAACAGCGGGGTCGTCGATGGTGGAAAGCTGTACTGCGCCCATTCCAACTGGCCTGTTTCGCCGCTGCAGAATTCAATTGAAATCTGGGACGCGGAGAAACTTGAGCATGTGGATCGCCATCGGTTCACAGAATCCGCCGGCGCGGTCACCTGGGTGGATCGTCGCGACAACCACTGGTGGGTTGCGTTTGCTTTTTACGGCGACGCCCGGAACGTAGCCCAGACCCGGGTCGTCAAGTACAACGACCAGTGGCAGGAACAGGGGTCCTGGCGTTTGCCGGAGGCAGTCATCGCCCGGATGGCCCCGGCGAGCAACTCGGGCGGCAGCTGGGGGCCCGATGGACTGCTCCACCTGACAGGGCACGATCGCGCGGAAACCTATGCCCTGCGGCTGCCGGTTGATGGCAAAACGCTGGAACTGGTCGATACGCTGGCGGCCCCGATCGCCGGGCAAGGTATTGCCTGGGACCATTCCGATGTGGGCGTGCTGTACGGCATTCGTCGCTCCCGCAAGCAGATCGTCGCCGGGCGGCTTTCAAATTCGCAGGAGTTTGAGCCGCTGCAGCAGCCGGTTGTCTGGCGCCGTGATCCCCGCAATCCGATTTTGCCGCCGGGTGAGAAAGGCTCCTTCGACGCCAGCCGCTGTATGAACCCTTGGATCGTGCGGGCGGACGACACGTATCGCCTTTATTACGGCGGCGGCGATAACACAGGGCGCCACCGCATCTGCCTGGCGACGGCGTCGATTGACAACGTGGGCCAGTGGGATCGTCGCGGCCCCTTGTTTGAAACAGGGGCCGAAGGCGCCTTTGATTATCGCTGGTGCGTGTTGCCGCACGCCGTGCAGTTTGGCCCGGAGCAGTGGCGTCTTTATTATTCGGGCAATGCAGGCCGGGGCGTCGGGTTGAGTTCTTTTCCCGGACTGGGAGCCGCCGTCAGCACCGACGGGCTGCACTGGAAGCGTGGCGACAGCAAGCCGCTGATTGCCCCCAGCGGCAGGCCCGGCGACCCCGACGCCATCGGCATTGCCGGCGGTTCGGTCCTGCAGGTGACGCTTCCTGACGGTGAAAAAGAGTGGCGATACTATTACACGGGCTGTCCCACGACCGGCAGTCCTTTGCCGCTGAACCAGCAAAAAACGATCTGCCTGGCCGTCTCTGACGACGGGCTCGCCTGGAAGAAGCAGGGAGTGCTGCTGGTTCGCGATCCGGAGCGGGATTACGAGAATATCGCCGTGGCGGGACCGGTCGTGCAGCAAACAGACGACGGCGGTTTTCGCATGTGGTACTCGGCGATCGGTACGCGCTGGGGCGCCTACTCGATCTGCTATGCCGAATCGACCGACGGGATCCACTGGCGCCGGGGCCCCGAATCAGGTGATAATCTGCAGCTGGCCCCGCAGGGCGCCGGCTGGGAGCAGAAAATGGTCGAGTATCCTTCAGTGATTGTCGAAGGCGATCACCTGCGTCTGTTCTATTGCGGCAATGGCTATGGTTCCACAGGAATCGGAACCGCCGTCAGCGAACCACTGACTAGCAAGTCATCGACCAGCAAGTAA
- a CDS encoding HD-GYP domain-containing protein has translation MLKSASLDALHAGTVLGSAVYDARRSQVMLLPAGTAVTESTLEQLAQRGITSIVIDSRDTALGAAFQPHGTETRDQQAENHFKSLLQTVETCTLDEAAAAPGALLIPPRDAPFEEGIQATPVRAPDPAAARELNRQHENNVGFVGKLHDAVCAGSKAAIDAIGGVAQQTLENLAGDRDLFVSLGANPLGGNYPARHCLHVAGIAAAIGCRLGYDQSDLRELAGGCILHDLGMLKLRDGIADAKRRLAPADRAHLAEHPILCLQQVGRNFGRWPIGSLFVAYQLHERQNGSGYPRGRVGEEIHPFARLAAIADAFVGMVSPRPHREAMTPYHAIKSILIGVRNGAFDSAGARALLETVSLFPLGSYVKTNDQRVGRVIRANRSSYTRPIVELWTSGSTETSIVDLQQTPDLRITPLAGLA, from the coding sequence ATGCTGAAATCGGCCTCTCTGGATGCGTTACACGCGGGCACCGTTTTGGGCTCTGCCGTATACGATGCGCGTCGCAGCCAGGTGATGCTGTTGCCTGCCGGGACGGCGGTCACCGAGTCAACGCTGGAGCAACTGGCCCAGCGCGGGATCACCTCGATTGTGATCGATTCTCGCGATACAGCCCTGGGCGCCGCGTTCCAGCCACACGGGACGGAGACGCGGGACCAGCAGGCGGAGAACCACTTCAAGTCGCTGCTGCAGACGGTCGAAACCTGTACGCTGGACGAAGCGGCCGCAGCGCCGGGCGCGCTGCTGATTCCGCCCCGCGATGCACCATTTGAAGAAGGGATCCAGGCGACGCCGGTCCGCGCGCCGGATCCCGCCGCCGCCAGGGAACTGAATCGGCAGCACGAAAATAACGTGGGGTTTGTGGGGAAACTTCACGACGCCGTCTGCGCGGGCAGTAAAGCCGCGATCGATGCCATTGGCGGGGTCGCCCAGCAGACGCTAGAAAATCTGGCCGGCGATCGCGACCTGTTCGTGAGCCTGGGCGCCAATCCGTTGGGCGGGAATTACCCCGCGCGTCACTGCTTGCACGTGGCGGGCATTGCGGCCGCCATTGGCTGCCGACTGGGATACGACCAGTCGGACCTGAGGGAACTGGCGGGCGGATGCATTCTGCACGATTTGGGGATGCTGAAACTGCGCGACGGCATCGCCGACGCCAAACGCAGGCTGGCTCCGGCCGACCGGGCGCATCTGGCCGAGCATCCGATCCTGTGCCTGCAGCAGGTGGGCAGGAATTTTGGGCGGTGGCCGATTGGCTCGCTGTTTGTGGCGTATCAGTTGCACGAACGGCAAAACGGCAGCGGCTATCCGCGGGGCCGCGTGGGAGAAGAGATTCATCCCTTTGCCAGGCTGGCTGCGATTGCGGACGCCTTTGTAGGGATGGTGTCTCCCCGGCCGCATCGGGAAGCGATGACGCCCTACCATGCGATCAAATCCATCCTGATCGGCGTGCGAAACGGAGCCTTCGACTCCGCAGGCGCCAGGGCGCTGCTGGAAACCGTTTCCCTGTTTCCGCTGGGATCGTATGTAAAAACCAACGATCAGCGGGTGGGACGCGTGATTCGGGCCAACCGCAGCAGCTATACCCGCCCGATCGTGGAGCTATGGACTTCCGGGTCCACGGAGACCAGTATCGTCGACCTGCAGCAGACGCCCGACCTGCGGATCACCCCCCTGGCTGGATTGGCCTGA